Proteins encoded within one genomic window of Thiothrix litoralis:
- the rplW gene encoding 50S ribosomal protein L23, which translates to MSMERLYHVLVAPRVTEKTVRASEKANQYVFKVAKTATKQEIKDAVETLFEVKVDKVRTINMKGKQKNFGRRGGQRNDWKKAYISLSEGFSLDAAAE; encoded by the coding sequence ATGAGTATGGAACGTCTCTATCATGTTTTGGTTGCGCCGCGTGTGACAGAGAAAACTGTCCGTGCTTCTGAAAAAGCAAACCAGTACGTGTTTAAGGTTGCCAAAACGGCAACCAAACAAGAAATCAAGGATGCTGTCGAGACTTTATTTGAAGTCAAGGTTGATAAGGTTCGTACCATCAACATGAAAGGCAAGCAGAAGAACTTTGGGCGTCGTGGCGGTCAACGCAACGACTGGAAAAAGGCTTACATTAGCCTGTCCGAAGGTTTCTCTCTGGATGCGGCAGCGGAATAA
- the rplC gene encoding 50S ribosomal protein L3: protein MAIGLLGRKVGMTRIYGEDGGSTPVTVLEIAANRVSQVKTVETDGYNAIQLSTGEKKSSRVSKSEAGHFAKAGVPAGTCVRESRIEDASGYDLGAELAVSMFEAGQMVDVSGMSKGKGFAGVLKRHHFAGQDRTHGNSLSHRVPGSIGQNQTPGRVFPGKKMAGHMGAVQRTAQNLEVVRVDAERNLLLVKGAVPGATNGDVVVKLSVKA from the coding sequence ATGGCTATCGGTCTGCTGGGTCGCAAAGTTGGTATGACCCGGATATACGGTGAAGATGGAGGCTCGACCCCTGTCACTGTGCTTGAGATTGCGGCGAACCGTGTATCACAAGTCAAGACGGTAGAAACGGATGGCTATAATGCCATTCAGTTGTCTACAGGTGAGAAAAAATCTTCCCGCGTTTCCAAGTCGGAAGCTGGTCATTTTGCCAAGGCTGGCGTGCCTGCTGGTACTTGTGTTCGTGAGTCGCGCATTGAAGATGCGTCGGGTTATGATCTGGGTGCTGAACTTGCAGTAAGCATGTTTGAAGCAGGTCAAATGGTCGATGTGAGTGGGATGAGCAAAGGTAAAGGCTTTGCTGGTGTTCTGAAGCGTCACCATTTTGCTGGTCAAGACCGCACGCATGGTAACTCTTTGTCGCACCGGGTTCCGGGTTCCATTGGTCAGAACCAAACGCCAGGCCGGGTATTTCCAGGCAAAAAAATGGCTGGTCATATGGGTGCTGTACAGCGTACTGCCCAGAATCTGGAAGTGGTACGTGTAGACGCTGAGCGCAATCTGTTGCTGGTTAAGGGTGCTGTTCCAGGCGCTACTAACGGCGACGTGGTTGTCAAGCTGTCGGTCAAGGCATAA
- the rpsJ gene encoding 30S ribosomal protein S10, whose product MSDQRIRIRLKAFDHRLIDRSATEIVETAKRTGARVKGPIPLPTRIERYTILVSPHVDKDARDQYEIRTYKRLMDIIDPTDKTVDALMKLDLAAGVDVQIKLN is encoded by the coding sequence ATGTCTGATCAAAGAATCCGTATTCGCCTGAAAGCATTCGATCATCGTCTGATTGACCGTTCTGCGACTGAAATTGTCGAGACAGCCAAGCGGACGGGTGCGCGCGTTAAAGGGCCTATCCCTTTGCCTACACGCATAGAGCGTTACACTATTCTGGTTTCCCCGCACGTTGATAAAGACGCGCGTGACCAGTATGAGATCCGTACTTACAAGCGTTTGATGGATATTATTGATCCGACAGACAAGACTGTAGACGCCCTGATGAAGCTGGATCTGGCTGCTGGCGTTGATGTACAAATCAAGCTTAACTGA
- the rplD gene encoding 50S ribosomal protein L4 translates to MELQIANGGSVAVSDDVFAREFNEGLVHQAVVAYMAAGRAGTKAQKTRADVSGGGAKPFKQKGTGRARAGSIRSPLWRTGGKSFAARPRDFTQKLNKKMYRAAMRAIFSELVRQERFVVVDSFNIEEPKTKLMLAKLKEYGSNDVLLVSDVDDVNVLLAARNIPYCEVATVAGLNPVSLVGHQKVIVTTGAVSKIQEWLA, encoded by the coding sequence ATGGAATTACAGATTGCAAATGGTGGTTCAGTCGCGGTAAGCGATGACGTTTTTGCACGCGAATTTAATGAAGGTCTGGTACATCAGGCAGTTGTTGCTTATATGGCAGCAGGTCGTGCCGGTACTAAAGCGCAAAAGACCCGTGCTGATGTCAGCGGTGGTGGTGCAAAGCCTTTTAAACAAAAAGGTACAGGCCGTGCCCGTGCGGGTAGTATCCGTAGCCCATTGTGGCGTACAGGTGGTAAGTCTTTTGCGGCGCGTCCTCGTGACTTTACGCAAAAACTAAACAAGAAAATGTACCGCGCAGCAATGCGAGCGATTTTCTCTGAGCTGGTGCGTCAAGAGCGTTTCGTGGTGGTTGACTCTTTCAATATTGAAGAGCCTAAAACCAAATTGATGCTGGCAAAGTTGAAAGAGTACGGCTCAAACGACGTATTGTTGGTGTCTGATGTGGATGATGTGAATGTGCTGCTGGCAGCCCGCAACATCCCTTACTGTGAAGTTGCCACGGTGGCTGGTTTGAATCCAGTTAGCCTGGTTGGTCATCAGAAGGTTATTGTAACCACTGGTGCAGTAAGCAAGATTCAGGAGTGGCTGGCATGA